Genomic segment of Planctomycetota bacterium:
CTGGAGAGTAATCCGCAATACGGCCGGATGATCGGCAAGAGCCCGCGCATGGTCGAGGTCTACCAGCTGATTGAAAAGGTTATTTCCACCGATTGCAATGTTTTGATAGAAGGCGAGAGCGGCACCGGCAAGGAAGTGGTGGCCGAGACCATCCACGAGAAGAGCAACCGGCATAATTATCCGGTCATCAAGATGAGCTGTTCGGTCATGCCCGAGACCCTGATTGAGTCGGAACTGTTCGGATACGAGAAGGGGGCATTCACCGGCGCCTTGAACCAGAAAGTCGGCCGGTTTGAACTGGCTGACAAGGGCACGGTTTTCATTGACGATATCGACGATATGACGCCGACTACCCAGATGAAATTCCTGCGGGTGCTCCAGGAACACGCCTTTGAGCGGGTGGGCGGGACCCAGACCATTAACGTGGATATCAGGGTGATTGCCGCCACCAAGAAGAATCTAATGGTCCAGGTCAAGCATAACGCCTTCCGCGAGGACCTGTTCTACCGGCTGAATGTAGTCAATATCAAACTGCCGCCGTTGCGGGAGCGCGGCACGGATATACCTTTATTACTGAATCATTTCATCCAGAAATACGGCAAGGGCAGGAAGTATGAGGTGAACACCGATACCTTAGTGGCCATGTCAAATTATTCCTGGCCCGGCAATGTCCGCGAGCTGGAAAACTCGGTGGAGCGGGCCATTACCATGGCCGGCGAGTCGAACATTCTCAAGAAAGACGACCTGCTGAAAACTCCGGCCAACGAGTTGCGGGACAGCGATATTATTTCCCTGGAAACCTACACGGCCCAATGCGAGGGTGATTACCTGCGCAAGATATTTGTCTACGCCAAGGGCGATAAGAATGAGATGGCGCGCCTTCTTAATATCAGCCGCAAGACGCTCTGGGCCAAGTTAAAACAGTACGGCATAGAGCAGTAATGGATTTTTGCCGGTCAAGTCGCTGATAATGCTTTTAAGGGCTGGCAGCGATTAATAAAATACTTCTTGTTTTTTCTTGTATTCAGGGTATATTTATAGTGGGAGGAGTATAATATGACAGACAGAAAAGAATGGGTTACCCGTACACCTGTGCAGAGGTGTGCCGGGTTTACCCTGATAGAAATCCTGGTGGTGATGAGTATTATCCTGGTGCTGGCCGTGATGATCGTGCCGGGCCTGGCCGGCAGCCGGTATATGGCCAAGAAGGCCGCGGCCCGGACCGAGATTGCCAATCTGGAGACCGCCCTGAGTATGTATGAGGCGGATTTCGGGGCATACCCGGAGGATGATGATGATTCCAGCAAGCCGTTGGTTGAGGCGCTTGGGGGTAAAACTGAGGAAGGCAAGCCGCCCAAGAAGACCTATTACCCATTCAAGAAAAGCCGGATTAATGAAGGTGACGGTAAATACTACAGCGAATTTAAGAAGCCATTCTGCTACCGCGAGAATGCCTCCGAGGAGGACAAGGAAGGTAAGGAGATGGAAAATAAGGATTCATTTGATATCTGGACGGACAACGGGAAAGGGGATGATAAGGGAATCAATAACTGGGATTAGATATGCCAGAAAGAAAAGGGGGTTTTACACTTATTGAGATACTGGTGGTTATCAGCATAATACTGATACTTTCCGCGATGACTGTATACGTCGTGGGAGAGTTGAAATACAAAAGCCGGGCGGCACTGACCAGGGCGGAAATCAGTACTATGGCGATAGCCATTGCCCAGTATGAATCGATTTATGGAAGATATCCGGCTGATTTGCCTGATTGTTCCAGCCGGGCGCTGATTGAGGCGCTGGGCGGCGATTATAAGTCGAATCCGCCGAAAAAGGCTTTGTACGATTTTGCCAAAGACCGGGTAGTCAATGGCGAGTTTTTGAGTTTATTCAGGAAGCCGTTTTACTATCGGGAAAACGCCTCCGAGCGGGATAAGAACGGCGAAATGAAGAAGCCGTTTGCCTATGACATCTGGACCGACGATATCCGGAAGAGGCCGGACGGAATAAATAACTGGGAAAAGTGATATGGATAATAAAGTGAATTGTAAAAATGGGTTTACTCTTATCGAGCTTTTGATAGTGATCGGCATCATTACGCTCCTGATGAGTATAGTGTTAGTCGGCGCCAGTTGGTTGAAGAACAAGGCACGGATAGATGCAACCGCGATGCTGATCCGGAAGATTGAGTCGGCGCTTAGCGAATACAATCTGGCCTTTGACGCCTACCCGCCCGATGAATACACGGGCGATGGGAAGACCTATAAGGATTCACAGAACCTTTATTATTTCCTTGGGAGGTCATTTGATATCGAACAGGGCTATGACCCGGCAGAAGGCGGAAAGCTGAAGAAGAAATTCGGGCCGGCGGTGGCCGGCGGCTTTAACAAGATTGAGGTTAAGGACGATTACATTATTGACGCCTGGGGCAATAAGATAACTTATCAGAACCCGGGGGAGGACCATTCATCAAGCGACGGCAAAAATAACGAGTCGTTCGTGGATATGGAATCATGGGGGTCCAACGGCGTCGAGGACGAAGATGGCTCTTCTGATGATGACGATATCAATAACTGGAAACAGGATAAATACAAAAGCAAGTGATATATGAAATCCGGAAAAGATTGGGCTGGGTTTACCCTGATTGAATTGTTGGTAGTGATTACCATCGTTATTATAATCATGTCGATTTCAGTGGTATCATTGCTACCGCTCTTAAAGGGCAATCCGGTAAAATATTCCGCCCAGATTGTTCAGGGGGTTTTTAGGCAGACGGCGCAATATGCCGCAACCGAGCGGCGGATGCATTTCATCGTATTTGATAAAGAGAAGTCGTTTATGTCAATATACAAGGATGGGAATGATGATCCCGATGTGAATGCTGATCCGGATAATGAATTTAATAAGTCCAAGGATACGCAGGTCGGCGTGACTGTAGCCTTAAGTAAGGGGGTGTTATTTTCCGACCAAGCGCCGTTATTCGAGTTGGACGAACCGTATGTCGGATTCAGGCCTAACGGTTCTTTGGTCCTGCCTGATGGCGTATCTGATTTATCCCTGAAAAATCCGGAAGCGGAAAACGCGGATATTATCCTGGAGCAAAGGGGTAAATCAGGCACGATGTATCTTGACTTTACCATCACCACTGGTAGAATTATCAAGATGATTTATAGGGAGAAATAGAGATGTTGTTAAGAGCGGAAAAACGGTCCGGGCTGAGCCTGATTGAAATCCTGATTGCCATAATCATATTGACCGTCGGGATTGTCAGCATCCTGTCAATATTTCCCTCTTCCATCAAGACGGCCAGTTTATCTGTGGATGATACGGTGGCGGCCAAGATTGCCGAATCAGTAATCGATGCCCTGAATATTGCGATGCGTTCGGCCACGGCCGAGAACATCACGGGAAATGTGCCGGGCCGGGCATTCTTTGTTCATGATGGGGTGTCGGGTGGCTCGTACGAGTTCGCCCTGCCCTTGCCGGCGACCCCGCCGCCGGGCCCCAATGGCCAGAGGTTTTTTGCCCACCCGGCGAAAGATGTGGCTGATGCGCTGAATATTACCAGCCCGCGCCGCAAACCGGCTACTACATTCAAGTTAGGGAAGCAAGCCGGTTTTATTCAGGATGTATTGCAGGACATCAGGAAGGTGTCTGACCTGACCGACCCCTACGACCAATATAAATTTACCTTTACTATTAAACGGATGGATGATGAAAGGGCAACTGGAGATCCCACGCCCCCCTTGTTCCAGTTTGCCGTAGCGGTGTACCGTTTCCAGGACGACGATACGAGATATGCCGACGAACTGCCGCCGCCCATCCATGTTTTCATTGTTATGATTGGCGGAAAGTAAAATATGAAGAAGATGAAAATCAACGGGGACAGCGGGTTCACCCTGATAGAGCTGATGATATCCGTGGCTTTGATGGCTTTTATAATGACGCTGGTGGCGGTTATTTTCTCGCAGATCAGCACGACGGTAACCACAGGCACTGACCGGTTAAATATTTACAGTTCGGCCCGGGCGGCTCTGGATATCTTTGTCACGGATATCAACGGCTGTTTTCCTGTGGAGTCCGAACAGCAGAGATTCACCCTGGGCGAGGATAAGCCGGGTGAGAATATTTCAGGCGCCCAGGACCGGATTTCATTTACGGCAACGGCCCTGGTTCAAGGACAACCGGCTGCGGCGCGGCTGGGATATTATCTGGTTAAGGAGACCGATACCAGCATCCTCGGCGGAGAAAGTAAGGACGGGGTTTATGAAGGGCTTTCGAAGACCACCAAGACCAAGAGGCAACTCTATGTTTTGAGAAGGGTGGTAACGGACTCTGATGGTGAAGAACTTGATTCGGTTGCCCTGTGCCACTATGTGTTGTCATTTAATATTGAGGTCTACAGGGACCGTACCTTCAGGCAGCTGAGCGCGTTGAATGAACAGTATCCCATAGGCGATGGTCAGCCGGTAACCGAAAAACTTCCACTGGGCTTGAGGATAACCTTAAGGGTGGTGGCCAATGCGGCTGAAAGGCAGGAGCGCGTCTTTTCCCGAGTTGTCTGGATACCTATGGGAGAGTAGCCTTATAAATGCCATCTATAATATTCTTTGCCGATACGCATCTCAATATTTCAGAGCCAGCCAAGACGCAAAGGGTGATTGATTTCCTTAATGGTAACCCGCGGGATACCGTTTTTTATATTCTGGGTGATTTCTTCGACCTCTGGATTGGCCCCAAGCATCTGGAATTGGAAGATTATAAGGAGGTTCTCAATGCGATTAAGAAACTGACGGCAGCCGGTGTGAAGATAAATTTCATTCCGGGCAACCGTGATTTTACGGTCGGGCCTGAGCTTACCAACTTTGCGGGCATAAAGGTATTGTCGGAAATGGAGACTATCACACTGGACGGCAGGAAAATTCTTCTGTCACACGGCGACCTGTTCTGCACCGAAGACCGGAGTTACCAGGCCTACCGACGATTCAGCCGGGCCAGGATAATTAAGTCTGCATATCAGTCGCTTCCGTCCGGGATAGGGATGCGTTTGGGGAAAAAGGTCCGGGGCTACAGCGATGAGGTGGTGCCCCAGAAACCGCTGGTCAGCCGTAATATCATCGATTCGGTTCTGAAGCGGTATTTCAAAAAGGGGATAGACGTCATCATCTGCGGTCATGTCCATAAAGAGCAAACCCGGGCCATTCTGCCCGGTAAGACTCTGATGACAGTAGGGGACTGGCAGGAGCATGGTTCTTATGTGGAATATAAGAACGGGGAATTTATCACGCGGATCGATTAAAACGGAGGCGGTAGGATTCGAACCCACGGTCCGATTACTCGGACAACGGTTTTCAAGACCGCCGCTTTCAACCACTCAGCCACGCCTCCAGAATTAAGGTATTTTACTTAGGCGATGATATTTTGTCAAGATTGATTGCCAGTTTATGCCGGACTGATTTCATAATCCCGTCTTTATCCAGCCCTAATATATTCAACAACTTATCCCTGGATCCGTGTTCTATAAACCGGTCCGGAATGCCGAGGGTGGTGATTTTATTGATATATTGACGGGTTTCAGGAGACCGGCTGGCAAATTCCAGCACCGCAGAACCGAACCCTGCGGCAATACTGTGTTCCTCCAGGGTTATAGCAAACGGGGTTTCCTTGAGCAGCCGGCTGATTAATTCCTCATCCAACGGCTTGGCAAACCTGGCATTAACCACGGTTAATTCGATATTATTCTTGGCCAATTCTTCCGCCGCATAATAAGCCGGATAAACCATAGAGCCGTAGGCCAGTAAAACACCGTCCTTACCCGGTCGCAGTATTTCTGCCTTGCCGTGCCGGATGGATTCTTGAGACGGGATGGTCGGTTCCGGGACGGCGGTTCTGGGATAGCGGATGAATGTTGGTCTGTTGTGATGAACAGCAAAAGAAAGCATCTCTTTTAATTCCGTTCCGTCCCGCGGCGCCATCAGGGTGAAATCAGGGAACAAGCGGCAATAACCGATGTCGTATAATCCGTGATGGGTCGGACCGTCCGCGCCGACCAGCCCGGCTCGGTCAAGGACAAAGACAACAGGACTCTTTTGCAGGGCAATATCGTGGAAGAGCTGGTCAAATGCCCTTTGCAGAAATGTGGAATAAATTGCCACCACCGGCTTGATTCCGGATTTAGCCATGCCGCAGGCCAATCCCACGGCTTGTTGCTCGCAAATGCCCACGTCAAAATAACGCTGGGGGAATTTTTCCTGGAGTTTGACTAATCCGGTGCCGTCCGGCATGGCGGCCGTGATGCCGGCAATCTTTTCATCCTGCCCGGCCAGTTCGGCGACGCGTTCCGCAAAGATATCGGTATAATTTAGGCTGGAACTTTTCTCGGATGAAATCTTGCCGTCCGCAACGGTAACCGGTCCGATGCCGTGCATCTTATAGGGGTCGTTTATGGCGTGCTGAGAGCCATATCCTTTTTCCGTGATAATATGAAGCATCATCGGGCCGCTAAACTGCGAGATGGTTTTGAGGTTATTAATCAGGACTGGTATGTTATGACCCTCAATCGGCCCAAAATAGCGCCAGCCCAATTCTTCGAATATCGCGCCGCCTAAGGGCGCCAATGCCGCAGCTCGGACATGATGAAATGCCTTTTCCATCTGCTGGCTGACCTTGGGTATCTTTTCAAGCAAACTGGCCACGTCTTTCTTGAGGTCCAGATAGAGGTAAGATGATCTGAGTTTGGTTAGATAATTGGCCATGGCGCCGACCGTATGCGAGATGGACATTTTGTTGTCGTTGAGCACGACAATAAGGTTCTTCTTGAGGATGCCGGCATAGTTAAGCGCTTCCAAACTCATACCGGTGGTCAGGGCGCCGTCGCCGCAGACCGCGATGACCTTGCGGTTTATCCCGGCAATGCTGTCGCCGGTGGCAATTCCGAGAGCCGTGGAAATAGCTGTTCCGGCATGACCTACGGTGAAGGTATCATAGGGGCTTTCTTCCGGGTTGGTGAATCCGCTTAAGCCTTGATAGAGCCGAATGGTATCAAATCGGTCTTTCCGCCCGGTGAGTATCTTATGGGTGTAACATTGGTGGCTGACGTCCCAGATAACCCGGTCGTGTTCTAAATTAAATACATAGTGCAGGGCAATGGTTAACTCAATTACGCCTAAATTAGAACCCAGATGCCCGCCGTTCTTGAAAGTTACATTAATTATCTTCTCTCGTATTTCCTGGGCTAATTGATGGAGTTTGTCGGTTGGCAGTTTCTTCAGGTCAGCCGGGTTGTTAACTTGCGTGATAATACTTTCGGACATTATGTTTTTCTTTTCAACAAGTAATCAGTCAGTTCTTTAAGCTTAGCGGCTCTTTTGCCAAATATTTTCAATGAATCATTTGCCTGCGTTATCAGATGTTCGGCTTCTTGGCGCGATGGCTTTAATCCTTTTAAGGCCGGGTAAGTTAGTTTATTAAGTTTGGCGTCTTTGCCCGGTGTTTTGCCTAGTTGTTTTTTGGAACCGCTGACATCGAGTATGTCGTCAACTATCTGGAAGGCCAGCCCGAAATTTCGGGCATAAAATGTTATGGCTGATAACTGGTTGGTTGAAGCGCCGGAAATTATCGCCCCGCCCCTCGCGGAAGCGATAATCATCGCGCCGGTTTTGCGTAGATGAGTCTCTTTAAGCATCAGTAATTTTGAGCTGAGAACTTTAGGCTTGGAATGCTGGATATCCAGCACCTGTCCGCCGACCATCCCGACCGACCCGGCAGCCCGGGCGAGCTCGCTTACTAATTTTGGCACGATTGATTCATTTTGTATTTTATCGGCGATTAGTTGGAAGGAATAGGTTAGCAGGGCATCCCCGGCCAGGATGGCCATGGCTTCGCCAAAGACCTTGTGTGAGGTTGGTTTGCCTCTTCTGAAATCGTCATTATCCATTGCCGGCAGGTCATCGTGAATCAGCGAATAGGCGTGGACCATTTCTAGGGCGCAGGCATAAGGCATTATTTTATTGTGGGCTGTGCCGAATAGTTCTCCGGCCATCAGGGCCAGAATTGCCCTAAGGCGCTTGCCTCCATTAAGCACGCTATAACGTATTGCCTTGTGGATAAGAGGCGGAAAGGTCTTGGCAGTCGGAAGATATTCATTCAGGGCCTGGTTGACCAGGCGTTGTTTTTTGGTAAGGTAATGTTCCATATGATAGGTATGCTAAATCTATCGGGGTAAAATATCAAGGTTTTAGTTCTAAAATGTATGGAGCCCTATTGCATGCCGGTAATTTTCGTATTGGGTCATTTTATTCAGTGGGCAGTCTGTATTAAAACTGTATAGATAATCCGGCATCAAACCATCGGCCGGGTTGGTAATAGTCAAACACCTCTTTATAGGTCCGGTCAAAGAGGTTATGCACCGTGACAAACAACGAACTGTTCTTGTTTATCCCGCTTGAGACGCCGGCCGTGGCCACTAGATGCTTGGGCAGTGTATTGGCCCTAGTATTATCCGTATCGGTGAAGCGTTCACCGGCGCCGTTGGCCCTAAGGTTGATAACCAGGGTGCTGTTTTCCGGCTGGAATCTAAGGCCTAAATTGCCCTGATTGCGCGGCACTTCCTCGACATAGTTACCTTCGATTGACGGGTTATTCTTGTCCTTTTTATATTTAGCATCGGTATAGGTGTAGTTGGCAAAAGTGAACAACTCCTTGGTGAGACCGTATTTGACCTCGGCTTCAATACCCTGCATTGATAATTGTGTCACGTTATGCGGTCGGTAGATGTTGTCCGTATCTCTCATATAATCCCAGGCATCATCAAGCTGGGACTGGTAAAGCGTCAGGCGCGCTGAAAGGTCTTTGGCGAACTTATGGTCAATTCCTAATTCGTAAGACCAGAGTGTTTCCGGATTTACGTTAGCATTGCCCTGGAAGGTTATCGGCCCGTAAGGCGTCAGGGGCAGGAACATATCAGACACAGTCGGCTCGCGATAGCCCTTACCCACCGCAGTGCGCAGGGAGGTCTGTTCGTTGAGATGATAGACCACGCCGAACCTTGGCGAGACCGCGCTGCCGAACTCCTCATGTTGGTCATAACGCAGTCCGACGGTGCCAATCACCGACTTGCCGCCCGGGTTTTCACTAAGTACGATTTCATCCTGGACATAAGCGGCCTGGGAGTTTACGGTTTCGTTAATGATGCCGTTGGTTTCGCTAACCAGGACATCCTGTTGTTTGGCATCTATACCAAAAGTCACAAGGTGGTTCTCAATCGGCTGGATCGATTGCTGCAACTGAGTGCCGAGCGTGGACTGGTCATAGGTGCCAATAGCTCCGAATTTCCATTCCAGATCCTGCTTGAGTCCATTGCGATAAACCCGAGCCGTAAACTCGCCGTCGTAGGTATTGAATAACTTAGTCTGGTAGGACAGGTTCAGGTAATTGGTATTTTGGTCGCGGGTAAAATTCTCTTCAATCCCTTTTCCGTTATTTATGCCCACTGAGAGTGCGACAGACGATTCGTCATTAACCTGCCAGTTGCCGCGCGTGGAAATGTTCTGGGTTGACCAGTTCTTGGCCGTGCCGTCCGAATTCTTGATATAACCGTCCGTGGTCTGCTCGCCGGCTGAGATAAAATAGGCCAAGCTCCCGGTCTGCCTGGCGTGCTGCAGGGTGGCGCCGGAGGTATTAAAACTCCCGGAATTCGTAGCAAGGTTTAGGATCGGACTCTCCCGGCCTGATTTGGTAATCAGGTTGATGACTCCGCCTACCGCATTGGAGCCGTAGAGTGCCGAGGCCGGTCCGCGCACGATTTCGACCCGCTCAACATTATCTACAGGCAGGAACCGAAAATCCACATCGCCCAGATATTCCTCATTGACCGGGCGATTATCCATCATCACCAGGACCCGTTGCGGTCCATAGTTGCTGGGTACTCCGCGCATCTCCATCCGTATCTTGGAACCGAAGAACCCGCCGCCCTGTATATCAATACCGCCCTGGTATTTCAGGATATCATCAACCGTTCGGCTGTTTGATTCCTTTATTTCCAGTGAAGAGATTAGGGTGGCATTGCCTGAGATGTCCTTTATCTCTTGTTTGGTTCTGGTAGCCGTGACTATTATTTCTTCGGCTTTGTTGGCATCGGCCTGGAGAGTTAGTAGTGTAATGCCGAACATGGCTGCTGCAATAAAAGTTACATTTCTCATAAGGTTGTTTGTGTCCTTTCTACAATTGAGCCCGGTTATTGACATATAATTGTCATATATAAACGAATAAAGAGTGCTTTGGATTAACAAATCTTGGATTTCGTGTAAAATATATTCGTAACTTTCTTGACATTGAAAATGGTTTGATATAAGAGAAATATATGAGGGAAAGAAGAGAGGAGAATCAGATGGCCATTACCTTGAAAGAGGTTGCTGAGCAAGTAAAGTTACCGCTGGAATTGGTCCGTGATATTCTCACTGAAAAACATGGGATTAATGCTACCAAGGAACAGATGGACTTGACATTCAAGGCCGCCCGTAAACTCGGATACGACTTCAAGAAATTAAAGATCGGCAAGCGGATGAACCTGCGCAAGGAAATCCTAAATGACATAATCAAGCAGATAGAATCAAACCCCAAGTGGAAGCGTAAGGAGATACTCACATATCTTAGCAAGTCCTGCGAGATGGTGGACCGGGTCCACAAAAAGACCTTTGTCGAGGAATTCAGCCGTTAATTAGAGAGTTTTTGTGATAGGTAATAGCGTTCGGTTGGATCGGTTGGTTTCAGATTGTAGGCTTTTCTGTAATTAAGCTGGCTTTCTTGGTGATAGTTCTGCCCCGAATAACCCAAGGCATCGCCTTTGATAATATAGTTAAACGGATTTTGGGGGTCTAATACAATAGCCGTATTTATATAGGAAACGCACGTCTTCAGATTTTCCAGTTGCACGGTTTGGCTTGGTTCTTTTTCCAGTCCGGCCAGTAATGAATACGCTTTCCGGGTCATTTCAAATGCTTTAATCTTTAATTGTCTCTGGGGCGCTGATTTTATCTCTTTAATGATCGTGTAACCGACGCCGGCCAGTCCGAGCGCGCCGGAGATCACCAGAATCATCATTATTCTGCTTGTTGTTCTGAGTTGTGAGGACGCGAAGAGGTTTTTGTTCCTAATAGATGTAATCCGCTGGTCTATGCTGGGATGGGTTAAGGTGGACAGTCCTGAGGTGTGCATGGGGATACCATTTAAGTAGGCAATTTTAGTCAGGGCCCGGGTGAAACTGTCCGGATCGGCCGTAATCTCAGCGGCAAACCAGTCGGCTTGGAGTTCAAACCGGCGGCTTAATTGGCCGAAGAGCACCAGCCAGAAAATCATAATCAGGGTCAGTGAAAACCCGAAGTTCCAGGCGCCGTTGCCCAGCGCGCTTTCAAATACGCTGCTTAGGGTGAATAAGATGCTTAAATACGCCACGGTGAATAGCAGGAGTATCAGGAGATGCTTAAATTTGGCGTGCCCGACTTCGTGGCTAAAGACGGCGGCGATTTCATCGTCTGATAGATTCCTGATGATTGAGTCGGTGAATATCACGAAACGGTTGAATGGGAAGATGCCGATCAGGAGAGCATTGGCGAATGGGCGCCGGCCGACTTCCCAGATGAGGAAGTCCCTGATTTTGATATTGGCCCGAAAGGCTATGGATTGGAGATAGATGCGTAACGAGCCCTCAGGCAGGGGTTTGGTAACCCAGAGGTATTTCAAGACAAAGGGCGTGAAGATATACATGGTCAGTAATAACAGGATGGATGTCAGCCATTCTGTGAACGGGTAGGTTATGACGATATTACGTAAAGTTGGTATGGCGTAAATGACATCAAAGACCAGAATAAAGAAAAATAGCGGTAGAACTGCCAGCATAAAATAAGTCCTGATTTGGAATATCAGAAAGTTTGACAAAGAGGGGGATCCGGTTGTAGTCGCGGTCGGTTGGGACTTAGAGATGAATTTTTCTATCCAGTAAAACGGGATGTACGATAATATCAGAGTCAGCAGGAAGGGGGTGAGTGTCAGGAACTTGGTGACGAAGGGAATTTCGCCGCTGCCCAGGCCGAGGAATCCGGTATGGCCGGAGATTAGAGCGGGTAAATGGAAAATATAAACCTGGGCGAAATAGATAAAAAGAAGCGAAAGACGGTAACTGAAAACCTGTTTGTAGTAATTCCTGAGGTTTTTCCTGATTTGACGCCGGACCAACCTGAATCCGGCCAT
This window contains:
- a CDS encoding M48 family metalloprotease, which translates into the protein MIVQIIIITIGFVIALSYPIGIEPLWFFPADSGKALMPTLGIILSSVFYIMAGFRLVRRQIRKNLRNYYKQVFSYRLSLLFIYFAQVYIFHLPALISGHTGFLGLGSGEIPFVTKFLTLTPFLLTLILSYIPFYWIEKFISKSQPTATTTGSPSLSNFLIFQIRTYFMLAVLPLFFFILVFDVIYAIPTLRNIVITYPFTEWLTSILLLLTMYIFTPFVLKYLWVTKPLPEGSLRIYLQSIAFRANIKIRDFLIWEVGRRPFANALLIGIFPFNRFVIFTDSIIRNLSDDEIAAVFSHEVGHAKFKHLLILLLFTVAYLSILFTLSSVFESALGNGAWNFGFSLTLIMIFWLVLFGQLSRRFELQADWFAAEITADPDSFTRALTKIAYLNGIPMHTSGLSTLTHPSIDQRITSIRNKNLFASSQLRTTSRIMMILVISGALGLAGVGYTIIKEIKSAPQRQLKIKAFEMTRKAYSLLAGLEKEPSQTVQLENLKTCVSYINTAIVLDPQNPFNYIIKGDALGYSGQNYHQESQLNYRKAYNLKPTDPTERYYLSQKLSN